CTGGATATAGAAAGTCTGGCTTCAAAATCAGCGAAACAAGTCCGGGAAGAACTCATTAAGTTAAAAGGTATTGGAAACTGGACCATCGATATCTATCTAATGTTTTGCCTTCAGGAACCAGATTTGATTCCGCTTGGCGATATTGCAGTCGTAAATACGATCAAAGAATTATTGAATATTCAAGATAAGAAAGAAATGCAAATTCATGCCGAACAATGGAGTCCGTATCGGTCTTATCCGACCTATTTGCTATGGCACTATTATTTAAATAAGCGAAATCGTAAGATTACATATTAACTAGCTGTTATATAAAAGGAAAGTATATTAAATAATGAATAAAGTATATAGATTAATGCATTTTTTTCATTGTAAAAAAGGATTCTTTGGGTTACTTTTGCAAGCGAATTATAGAAATAATAAAAAAAGAAAATGACCGCAGACAAACTAACAACTTTCGATGTTTTGATCGAAATACCAAGAGGAAGCAGAAATAAATATGAGTACGATTTTGAAATTAAAAGAATGCGTTTCGACAGAATGTTGTTCTCTTCAATGATGTACCCAGCAGATTACGGATTTATTCCGGAAACTTTAGCTCTTGACGGAGATCCTCTTGATGTATTGGTTTTGATAAACGAACCAACTTTCCCAGGATGTGTTATAGAAGTGAAGCCAATTGGGGTTTTCCACATGGCAGATGATAAAGGACCAGATGAAAAAATCATTTGCGTACCAGTTTCAGATCCGATCTGGAATTCATTAAATGACCTTTCAGATATCAACGGACACTTATTGAAAGAAATCGAGCATTTCTTCCAGGTTTATAAAGATCTTGAAAACAAAAAAGTGGATGTAGAAGGATGGGGAGATGTTAATGAAGCATTCGCAATTATCAAAGAATGTACAGACCGTTTTAATCAAATTGAAAACAAACCAGAAGGATTATTTAGTATTAAATAATTTCAGGCATCATATTTTGTAAAAAAAGCAATACTCCGTTAAGAGTATTGCTTTTTTGTTTAAATTCGTTTAGTTAGTTCGTTGACTATTAACCAAAACCAATAAAATATGAATGCATTTATGATTTACCTGCCTATTGCAATGGCAGTTTTAGGATTACTTTTCATGGGAATAAAAAGGAGTTGGGTTTTAAAACAAGATGCCGGCGACGGTAAGATGAAAGAAATCTCAGATTACATTTATGAAGGGGCGTTAGCCTTCTTAAAAGCCGAGTATAAACTATTGACCATCTTTGTAATTATTGCCAGCTTAGCTTTAGCAGGGATTACTTTTATTCCAGGTGTAAAAACACATTTATTAATCGTAGTAGCATTTATTTTTGGCGCATTATTTTCAGCTTATGCAGGTAATATAGGGATGAAAATAGCAACCAAGACAAACGTTAGAACCACTCAGGCAGCCAGAACCAGTTTACCTCAGGCTTTGAAAGTTTCTTTTGGTGGAGGAACCGTTATGGGACTTGGTGTTGCGGGTTTAGCTGTTTTAGGTTTGACGGCTTTCTTTATAATTTTCTTTAATTTGTTTTCAGACGGTGTTTGGAAAGATACTGAAACAATGACTGTTGTTTTAGAAACTTTAGCTGGATTTTCGCTTGGTGCAGAATCAATTGCACTGTTTGCCAGAGTAGGAGGCGGAATTTATACTAAAGCAGCTGATGTTGGAGCTGATTTAGTAGGTAAAGTTGAAGCGGGAATCCCGGAAGATGATCCTCGTAATCCGGCAACAATTGCGGATAACGTTGGAGATAATGTGGGAGACGTGGCTGGTATGGGAGCCGATTTATTTGGCTCGTATGTAGCAACAGTTTTAGCTGCCATGGTTCTTGGGAACTATGTGATAAAAGATATGGGTGGAAGTATCAATGATGCTTTT
The Flavobacterium flavigenum genome window above contains:
- a CDS encoding inorganic diphosphatase; the protein is MTADKLTTFDVLIEIPRGSRNKYEYDFEIKRMRFDRMLFSSMMYPADYGFIPETLALDGDPLDVLVLINEPTFPGCVIEVKPIGVFHMADDKGPDEKIICVPVSDPIWNSLNDLSDINGHLLKEIEHFFQVYKDLENKKVDVEGWGDVNEAFAIIKECTDRFNQIENKPEGLFSIK